In Chitinibacter sp. FCG-7, the genomic stretch CGCAATAAATATCACTGTGACGCCGTATAGCATACTGTCTACCTTTATCCGATCAGAGGTATTTTTCTAATACCAAACAAATACTTACAAAGAAACCAGTTATCGGCAACAGCTTCACAGCAGCCAATCGCTGGCTTAATTTGGCATCAGTGTGGCTGCAAGTCAGCCCGGTGTTAAATAGGAAGAAATCATGCACAAACCCAACTTTGGCTCGACCCCGTATGACTGGCTGAATGAATTGCCAGACCGCGAACTGGAAGCACTGGAAAATGGCCTGCGCGAACTAATTGCCCGCCAGCCCAGCGCATTTTCGGTGTTTAAGGCGTATTCAATGCGCGAAGCCGTTGAATGCATTTTATTTGATCGCCAGCAAGCCAGACGCTACGTCGCTTAAGCTTTATTGTACGCCAGCCCGATTTTTTAATCGGGCTTTGGTATTTTTGGCACTGCCTGCGGTTTATAACTGGGTCAGTTCAATTTTCCCCAGACTGCGCCCCAGAAAGCGCTCGCCAATGGTCTGAAATTTCACCGGCAAATCGGTCACGACAAAGCGATAGTCGGGCATCGTGTGGGCCGGATTGGCCAAACCGCTGCTTTGCAAAATATCGGCCGTTTGATCGGCAATCGACAAGGCCGAATCGACTAGCTGCATCCGGTCACCGCAGACATCCATCAACAGCGGTTTGATCAACGGATAATGCGTGCAACCCAGCACCAGCGTATCAATTGACTCAACAAACACCGGCTTGAGGTATTCCTGCGCCGTGAGGCGCGTCACCGCATGATCGAGCCAGCCTTCTTCCACCAGTGGTACAAACAACGGGCAGGCTTGCGAGTAGACGCGGGTGGCTGGATTGAGCTGATGAATTGCGCGCGCGTAGGCATTCGAGTTAATCGTCGTTGGTGTGCCAATCACGCCGATACCGCCAGTTTTGGTCTGCGCCACGGCATTTTTCGCACCCGCCTCGATCACATCAAGCACCGGCACTTTGGCGCTGGCGCGCACTTTATCAGCCGCCACTGCCGCCATCGTATTGCAGGCAATAATCAACATTTTGACGTCTTGTTGCTGCAAAAAATCAGCAATTTGCTGCGTGTAATGCTCAATCGTCGCTACCGACTTCACGCCGTAGGGCACGCGAGCGGTATCGCCAAAATAAATGATATTTTCAAACGGCAGCCGATCCATCAAGGCACGCACCACCGTCAAGCCACCCACGCCCGAATCAAAAACCCCAATCGGGTGCGAAGGCAAAGAGGCTGGGGAAACACGGGAAGCAGACATACAAGCAGGATCGCAAGGATAAGGCCGAAAAACGCAATTCTACCCTGCGCACCGCGCGCTAGATAGGGCGATGCACTGGCAAAATTGGCGGCTGGTCAAAATTAGTGCTTTCAATCAGACGCAGTTTGACTTAGCGCATCAGCGCGGCTGATCGCAGCGGCAAAACTCGGCAGTACATTGTCAAATTGCACAGTGCCAGCGACGCCAGAGCGCTGCAGCTTGGCCGACACGGTGCTATTGGCTTCGCACAGCATCACCACCACACCACGCTTTTTCAGATTGGCGATCACTTCATCCAGCGTTTGCAAGCCGGTCATGTCCATAAATGGCACGCGATGCAGGCGGATAATCAGCACTTTGGGGTCAGTGTGCGTGGCTTGCAGTGCGCGCTGGAAGTTTTCAACCGCGCCAAAGAAAAACGGCCCTTCAATCACATACACCAGCACGCCTTTCGGTAACTCGACCATCCCTTGGCTGAGCAGATCCATCGCCAGCTCTTTTTCATCTTGCGGCCCGACTTCGACCGACATCGCCATGCGGCGCAGAAAATGCATCGTTGCCAGAATCACACCGATATTCACCGCAACGACCAGATCGGCAAACACCGTCAGCACAAAGGTAATCAGCAAAACCGCCACATCAGCGCGCGGCGCGTGCGTGGCCATATGCCAGAAATGCTTCACTTCGCTCATATTCCACGCCACGACAAACAAAATCGCCGCCAAGACCGCCAGCGGAATACTTGCTGCCAGTGGTGCCAGAAACAGCAAAATCAGCAACAGCACCAGCGAATGCACCACCGAGGCCAACGGGCTGGTACCGCCATTGCGGATATTGGTCGCGGTGCGGGCAATCGCGCCGGTGGCGGCAAAGCCGCCAAACAGCGGAATGACCATATTCGCAAGCCCCTGCCCGATCAGCTCCTGATTCGAGTCATGCCGCGTGCCTGCCATGCCATCGGCGACCACAGCCGACAACAGCGATTCAATCGCGCCGAGCATCGCAATCGTGAACGCCGGGCCGATCAGCTCGATCACCCGCGCCATTGTGATATCGGGCCAGGCAAAGCTGGGCAAGCCTTGCGGAATGCCGCCAAAGGCCGAGCCAATCGTTGCCACGCCAGCAAACTGACCAAAATATTGAATCAGCGTCACCACCAGCATCGCCACCAAGGGGCCGGGCAGTTTATTCAGATAGGGCACTTTGGGCGTAATCAACAGCAGACTGAGCCCCAAGGACGCCAGCGCCGTGGTAGCCAGATGCAGCTCGGGCAGGCTGTGCAGCATAAGCCATAGTTTTTCGTGAAAATGCGTCGCCGCAGGGCTGGGAATACCAAAGAAAGCAGGCCATTGGCCAGTCCAGATAATGACGCCAATGCCAGCGGTAAAGCCCACAATCA encodes the following:
- the murI gene encoding glutamate racemase translates to MSASRVSPASLPSHPIGVFDSGVGGLTVVRALMDRLPFENIIYFGDTARVPYGVKSVATIEHYTQQIADFLQQQDVKMLIIACNTMAAVAADKVRASAKVPVLDVIEAGAKNAVAQTKTGGIGVIGTPTTINSNAYARAIHQLNPATRVYSQACPLFVPLVEEGWLDHAVTRLTAQEYLKPVFVESIDTLVLGCTHYPLIKPLLMDVCGDRMQLVDSALSIADQTADILQSSGLANPAHTMPDYRFVVTDLPVKFQTIGERFLGRSLGKIELTQL
- a CDS encoding SulP family inorganic anion transporter, with translation MMIAAIEAQRAGLFSRQHILPNLIAGVVVGVVALPLAMAFAIASGAKPEQGIYTALIAGIVVGLCGGSRLQIAGPTGAFIVILAAITAQHGIVGLEIATMMAGVILLLMGLAKLGGVIKFIPAPVIVGFTAGIGVIIWTGQWPAFFGIPSPAATHFHEKLWLMLHSLPELHLATTALASLGLSLLLITPKVPYLNKLPGPLVAMLVVTLIQYFGQFAGVATIGSAFGGIPQGLPSFAWPDITMARVIELIGPAFTIAMLGAIESLLSAVVADGMAGTRHDSNQELIGQGLANMVIPLFGGFAATGAIARTATNIRNGGTSPLASVVHSLVLLLILLFLAPLAASIPLAVLAAILFVVAWNMSEVKHFWHMATHAPRADVAVLLITFVLTVFADLVVAVNIGVILATMHFLRRMAMSVEVGPQDEKELAMDLLSQGMVELPKGVLVYVIEGPFFFGAVENFQRALQATHTDPKVLIIRLHRVPFMDMTGLQTLDEVIANLKKRGVVVMLCEANSTVSAKLQRSGVAGTVQFDNVLPSFAAAISRADALSQTASD